The DNA sequence TTGGGACAGTGAGTAGGCGGCGGCTTCCAGGACTTTGTACACGTCCGAGTCGTTGAACATGTAGCCTTCGTGTTCGCCGGCCATCTTGCCGGCGGCCTTGTCGAAATTGCTGATGCGCCCCGTGATCTCGCACTCCATGAAGTTGTGCGGAAGCGTGACGTCGAGATTGCGTTGCACGCGTGGCGCCCAGAACTTGTCCGTCAGTTTCACACTGGTGAAAGGAACGGCCTTCAACTGGGGCGGGGGCGCGGCGACGGCCGCGGAAACGGAAATCAAGAGCACAAGAGCGAGAGGGGACGCAACATGATTCTTCATAGATATATTGTCCGGGGATCGGGCGCGTAACGCGCGAAAGAAATGTATCCCGCCGCGCAACCGGGTGGGTTGCGCGGCCGGTGATGGCTTGGGGACCGCGCCGGAAGCCATAGGTATTGGCTACGTTCGGTGAAGGGGAACGGTCCGATTTCCCCAGCGGAACGTCATTTTGTCAGGGTTCCAGGCATTGAACGTGGCCACGTGGCTGTCAATGAAGAGGATGGCGGCCCGTCCGTTGTGAACGCCGGGGAACCTCAGCCAGTAGGGCATCCCGCCTTTGAAATTGAACGATGTCTTGTTGGCCATCGTTGCGTCGTCGTCTCCGTAGTTGTACTGAGTGTCATTGGTCCAGTCCGCGTCGTCGGAGTTTTTGAGCGCCGCGTTCCAGCCGGGAAATGTCCTCTCCGGATATCTGGGCAGGTCGAAAACGTGAATTGTCTTCGAGGGATCGCCGACGTTGCCGAGGATTGCCTCGCCGGCCCAGTCACTGCGACAGTAGCAGTGCGCGTAACCCAGTTCGGGGCAGATAAACAATTGGTAGGCCCCGCTCTTGTCCGTGGTGGCCGCGCTGGCGGCGATCTTCGCCTTGGTGCCGCCCAGGTAGTTGATGACGTTGTTTTCCCAGCCGCGGTCATCTCCCCGAACCAGGTAAACCCACCAACCCGGGGGAAGCTTTTCGTCGTAATCGGAAGCATACGCCGTGAACGCGATGCCCATCTGTTTCAGATTGCTCAGGCACGTGGTCGTTCTCGCGCTGTTCCGTGCTTTGGCGAAGACGGGAAACAGAATCGCCGCCAGAATCGCGATGATTGCGATGACCACAAGCAACTCAATGAGGGTGAATCCCCTCCGCGTTACCTTTCGCATTGCGGATCTCCTGCCGCTGGACCCAGCCGAGCGGCTGTCTCGGATTACTCCTGATACTCCGCCTGAATGGCCGGA is a window from the Armatimonadota bacterium genome containing:
- a CDS encoding DUF1559 domain-containing protein — translated: MRKVTRRGFTLIELLVVIAIIAILAAILFPVFAKARNSARTTTCLSNLKQMGIAFTAYASDYDEKLPPGWWVYLVRGDDRGWENNVINYLGGTKAKIAASAATTDKSGAYQLFICPELGYAHCYCRSDWAGEAILGNVGDPSKTIHVFDLPRYPERTFPGWNAALKNSDDADWTNDTQYNYGDDDATMANKTSFNFKGGMPYWLRFPGVHNGRAAILFIDSHVATFNAWNPDKMTFRWGNRTVPLHRT